From Actinopolymorpha cephalotaxi, one genomic window encodes:
- a CDS encoding WecB/TagA/CpsF family glycosyltransferase, translating into MTGGTEVAGRTTGRGDTGRRWLLGVGLDPLTMDESVAECVKAVEEHRTVRIGMLNAAKIVRMREDVRLRRAVMSCELVLADGQAVVWAARLLREPVQERVAGIDLMMRLLPEAERRGHRVYFLGATEEVLARMMAEVRRRHPDLAIAGCRNGYFDAGDEADVVAGIRESGADLLLVGVSSPKKEYFVEKWGAATGASVVHGVGGSFDVLAGHIQRAPQWWQRNGMEWLFRALQEPRRLGPRYLATNTAFLRMVTSELRHRPPSAPLGADITSAHEAT; encoded by the coding sequence ATGACCGGGGGAACAGAGGTGGCCGGGCGAACGACGGGCAGAGGGGACACCGGCCGCCGGTGGCTGCTCGGGGTCGGTCTCGACCCGTTGACGATGGACGAGTCGGTGGCCGAGTGCGTCAAGGCCGTCGAGGAACACCGCACCGTGCGGATCGGCATGCTGAACGCGGCGAAGATCGTCCGGATGCGCGAGGACGTCCGGCTGCGGCGCGCGGTGATGAGCTGCGAGCTCGTGCTGGCCGACGGCCAGGCGGTGGTGTGGGCGGCGCGGTTGCTGCGCGAGCCCGTCCAGGAACGCGTCGCCGGCATCGACCTGATGATGCGGCTGCTGCCCGAGGCCGAGCGGCGCGGGCACCGGGTGTACTTCCTCGGCGCCACCGAGGAGGTCCTCGCACGGATGATGGCGGAGGTGCGGCGCCGGCACCCGGACCTTGCGATCGCGGGCTGTCGCAACGGCTACTTCGACGCGGGCGACGAGGCGGACGTGGTGGCCGGGATCCGCGAGTCCGGCGCGGACCTCCTGCTGGTCGGGGTGTCCTCACCGAAGAAGGAGTACTTCGTCGAGAAGTGGGGCGCCGCGACCGGCGCGTCGGTGGTGCACGGTGTCGGCGGGTCGTTCGACGTACTCGCCGGGCACATCCAGCGCGCACCGCAGTGGTGGCAGCGCAACGGCATGGAGTGGCTCTTCCGAGCGCTGCAGGAACCCCGCCGCCTCGGCCCGCGTTACCTCGCGACGAACACCGCGTTTCTCCGCATGGTGACGAGCGAGCTTCGGCACCGCCCACCCTCGGCGCCGCTCGGTGCCGACATCACCTCCGCCCACGAAGCGACCTGA
- a CDS encoding nucleotide sugar dehydrogenase — MSTNENETHEYEGPVAGARVVVVGLGYVGLPLAVRAAQVGHRVIGFDLDENRVKSLCAGRSYIEDVPTDLVERLVDSGELMPTVHPRDLAGFDVALIAVPTPLQEGLPDLGYVESAARTLARYLRPGATVVVESTTYPGTTADLVAPLLEEGSGLVPGEDFFLGYSPERIDPGNPTWTLLNTPKIVAGVNEQSQKAVQAFYDTVVETTIPVSSTQSAELAKLLENTFRHVNIALVNEIAMFADGLGIDVWEAIEAASTKPYGFMRFTPGPGVGGHCLPIDPSYLSWHVERKLGQSFRFVELANDINEHMPDYVVRRVGQALNRRRRSINGSRILLLGLSYKKNTGDARESPAVRVVTLLSSLGAEVRGADPFVLEPTPVDDLVERVEATAEEVAAATAVVLLTDHDGFDYDLIARHASLVIDCRHRMAGPLVEYL; from the coding sequence ATGAGCACCAACGAGAACGAGACACATGAGTACGAGGGGCCGGTGGCCGGCGCCAGGGTCGTCGTGGTCGGGCTCGGCTACGTCGGGCTGCCGCTGGCCGTCCGCGCGGCACAGGTGGGGCACCGGGTGATCGGGTTCGACCTGGACGAGAACCGCGTCAAGTCGTTGTGCGCGGGGCGTTCCTACATCGAGGACGTCCCGACCGATCTGGTGGAACGCCTGGTCGACTCGGGGGAGCTGATGCCCACCGTGCATCCGCGCGACCTCGCCGGCTTCGACGTGGCGCTGATCGCGGTGCCGACCCCTTTGCAGGAAGGGCTTCCCGACCTCGGCTACGTCGAGTCCGCGGCCCGTACCCTGGCGCGCTACCTGCGCCCGGGCGCCACCGTCGTGGTGGAGTCGACGACGTATCCCGGCACCACCGCCGACCTGGTGGCGCCGCTGCTGGAGGAGGGATCCGGCCTGGTGCCGGGGGAGGACTTCTTCCTCGGCTACAGTCCCGAACGCATCGACCCGGGCAACCCGACCTGGACGCTGCTGAACACCCCGAAGATCGTCGCCGGGGTGAACGAGCAGTCCCAGAAGGCGGTCCAGGCGTTCTACGACACCGTGGTGGAGACCACGATCCCGGTCTCCAGCACGCAGTCGGCCGAGCTGGCCAAGCTGCTGGAGAACACCTTCCGGCACGTCAACATCGCGCTGGTGAACGAGATCGCGATGTTCGCCGACGGGCTGGGCATCGACGTGTGGGAGGCGATCGAGGCAGCCTCGACCAAGCCGTACGGCTTCATGCGGTTCACGCCGGGGCCGGGCGTGGGAGGGCACTGCCTGCCGATCGACCCGTCGTACCTGTCCTGGCACGTCGAACGCAAACTGGGCCAGAGCTTCCGGTTCGTCGAGCTCGCCAACGACATCAACGAGCACATGCCGGACTACGTCGTACGGCGGGTGGGTCAGGCGCTCAACCGCAGGCGGCGTTCGATCAACGGGTCGCGGATCCTGTTGCTCGGCCTGTCGTACAAGAAGAACACCGGCGACGCCCGGGAGTCTCCCGCCGTCCGGGTGGTCACCCTGCTGTCCAGCCTGGGTGCCGAGGTGCGCGGCGCCGACCCGTTCGTGCTCGAGCCCACGCCGGTGGACGATCTGGTGGAGCGGGTGGAGGCGACCGCCGAGGAGGTGGCGGCCGCCACCGCGGTGGTGCTGCTGACCGACCACGACGGGTTCGACTACGACCTGATCGCCCGGCACGCGTCACTGGTCATCGACTGCCGGCACCGGATGGCCGGTCCGCTGGTCGAGTACCTGTGA
- a CDS encoding YveK family protein, whose product MDLLDSVNILLRRWMLTVPLLVLTIAGVVAGYFVLPWSYQAQSTVVLLASPYQSKQAGGNPYLLFDGSLTVTAEVVGREVMGNDIAEQLKARKLTSEYEVKVPPDTAGPVLSVEVTGSDRENVRATQSAVTELVTQRLAGIQSEAGVDSQARIRITDVSTTPPTRQAKGKLRTLAMALFAGLVTTIVVPLSAEAMAARRRRTPRTSTGTRQVNGRSPVRPPVETAHPANGWSAPPRATRPTRADHLVRSGRAPVVTPRSASPEQDL is encoded by the coding sequence GTGGACCTGCTCGACTCGGTGAACATCCTGCTACGGCGATGGATGCTGACCGTCCCGCTTCTGGTGCTGACGATCGCCGGGGTCGTGGCCGGATACTTCGTGCTCCCGTGGAGCTACCAGGCCCAGTCCACGGTGGTGCTGCTGGCCTCTCCCTACCAGTCCAAGCAGGCGGGCGGAAACCCGTACCTGCTGTTCGACGGCTCGCTGACGGTCACCGCCGAGGTCGTGGGGCGTGAGGTGATGGGCAACGACATCGCCGAGCAGCTGAAGGCGCGCAAGCTCACCTCGGAGTACGAGGTGAAGGTGCCGCCCGACACCGCCGGACCGGTGCTGTCGGTCGAGGTGACCGGATCCGACCGCGAGAACGTCCGCGCCACCCAGTCCGCCGTCACCGAGCTGGTGACCCAGCGGCTGGCCGGGATCCAGTCCGAGGCCGGGGTGGACAGCCAGGCCCGGATCCGGATCACCGACGTGTCCACCACGCCGCCCACCCGACAGGCCAAAGGCAAGCTTCGTACGCTCGCGATGGCGTTGTTCGCGGGGCTGGTCACCACGATCGTGGTGCCCCTGTCCGCGGAGGCGATGGCGGCCAGGCGGCGGCGTACGCCCCGGACCTCGACCGGAACGCGACAGGTGAACGGCCGGTCTCCGGTGCGGCCGCCCGTGGAGACCGCGCACCCGGCCAACGGGTGGAGCGCCCCGCCGCGGGCCACCCGGCCGACCCGTGCCGACCATCTCGTACGGTCCGGCCGCGCGCCGGTCGTCACTCCCCGAAGCGCGTCCCCGGAGCAGGACCTTTGA
- a CDS encoding O-antigen ligase family protein, with protein sequence MVTSLLFAPLAGHRPGAGGGSADRAGRAGQVGRAVASRIDPTTVLSVFVAILMLLPSRYVLGPLGAAGTPAGLMAVACTLWYLSALITPDTTPVRGRQPLRAVVVFFVVSALASYAVMQAEPRPALEINGADRGLILVAGWAGVALLAADGISGLERLEVLRRRLVTGGSIVAALGLVQFFSGIDIAGYLAVPGLTANSDFSTVLRRDEFNRPMATATHPIELGVVLTMVLPLAVHGLLHARPGTVWRHRIQVFLLLATIPMTVSRSAILGMAVAAVVMVPVWSGKVRVVSLMVLGCGTIAMQAVVPGLMGTIRNLVTSIGNDSSTNARTDDYSAVLTAFAHRPWFGQGLGTYLPGTYRILDNQYLGSVVETGLVGLVALLALLAAGWLLARGARRASTNPEVRHLAQCFAASVAVAAFSFGTFDALGFPMVTNLTFLVVGCCAAMWRLAREDPAGGLVPDSPDSPDSSASPAEPWAEPATEPRVTLPPGRHRRA encoded by the coding sequence GTGGTGACCAGCCTGCTGTTCGCTCCACTGGCCGGTCACCGGCCGGGCGCCGGCGGGGGGAGCGCCGACCGCGCCGGGCGGGCCGGTCAGGTCGGCCGCGCCGTCGCCAGCCGGATCGATCCGACCACGGTGCTGAGCGTCTTCGTCGCGATCCTCATGCTGCTGCCCAGCCGGTACGTCCTCGGCCCACTCGGTGCGGCCGGCACCCCGGCCGGTCTGATGGCGGTCGCCTGCACCCTGTGGTACCTCAGCGCGCTGATCACCCCGGACACGACGCCGGTACGCGGACGTCAGCCGCTGCGTGCCGTCGTGGTGTTCTTCGTGGTGTCGGCGCTCGCCAGCTACGCGGTCATGCAGGCCGAACCCAGGCCGGCACTGGAGATCAACGGCGCCGACCGCGGGCTGATCCTCGTCGCCGGCTGGGCCGGAGTCGCGTTGCTGGCCGCCGACGGCATCTCCGGGCTGGAACGCCTGGAGGTGCTGCGCCGGCGGCTGGTGACGGGCGGGTCGATCGTGGCCGCCCTGGGACTCGTGCAGTTCTTCAGCGGGATCGACATCGCGGGTTACCTCGCGGTGCCCGGGCTGACGGCGAACTCCGACTTCTCCACCGTGCTTCGGCGGGACGAGTTCAACCGGCCGATGGCGACCGCGACCCACCCGATCGAGCTCGGCGTGGTGCTCACGATGGTGCTGCCGCTGGCGGTGCACGGACTGCTGCACGCCAGGCCGGGCACGGTGTGGCGGCACCGGATCCAGGTGTTCCTGCTGCTGGCGACGATCCCGATGACGGTCTCCCGTTCGGCGATCCTCGGGATGGCGGTGGCCGCCGTGGTGATGGTGCCGGTGTGGTCGGGCAAGGTCCGGGTGGTCTCGCTGATGGTGCTGGGCTGCGGGACCATCGCCATGCAGGCGGTCGTTCCCGGCCTGATGGGCACGATCCGCAACCTGGTCACCTCGATCGGGAACGACTCGAGTACGAACGCCCGCACCGACGACTACAGTGCCGTGCTGACCGCGTTCGCCCACCGGCCGTGGTTCGGCCAGGGCCTCGGCACCTACCTGCCCGGGACCTACCGCATCCTCGACAACCAGTACCTCGGCTCCGTGGTCGAGACCGGGCTGGTCGGCCTGGTGGCACTGCTGGCGTTGCTCGCGGCCGGCTGGCTGCTCGCCCGGGGCGCGCGCCGGGCCAGCACCAACCCCGAGGTCCGCCACCTCGCGCAGTGTTTCGCCGCGAGCGTGGCGGTGGCGGCGTTCTCCTTCGGGACGTTCGACGCGCTGGGCTTCCCGATGGTGACCAACCTGACGTTCCTGGTGGTCGGCTGCTGCGCGGCGATGTGGCGGCTGGCCCGTGAGGATCCCGCGGGCGGGTTGGTGCCGGACAGCCCGGACAGCCCGGACAGCTCCGCTTCGCCGGCCGAGCCGTGGGCCGAGCCGGCAACCGAGCCGCGGGTGACACTGCCACCCGGTCGGCATCGCAGGGCCTGA
- a CDS encoding right-handed parallel beta-helix repeat-containing protein has translation MRRLRVRAATVVTLAAVAALAGCTADAAERPRVRLPASPPAHSTPPVATPPVARPGVNPWPTRAEVGVPKGTRLTPTGPLRITRDNTVVDGHLVRQEISVEADNVTVRRTRLIGAGEWGIIQREGFSGLRVERSEVRGDGRHKMQVAILNYGGALTVRDSYLHTTTDGIDTPHGLIDHNIISGLKYFPGDHNDGIASPSGPASGRSLVIRRNVIANPLGQTSAVALFQDFGRQYHVTVERNLLAGGGYSVYGGAGRYGRPTDIRIVGNVFSRTIFPKGGYWGPVTAYDPRGQGNVWQNNTWPDGRPVQP, from the coding sequence ATGAGACGCCTGCGCGTTCGGGCCGCGACCGTGGTGACCCTCGCCGCGGTCGCGGCCCTGGCCGGATGCACCGCCGACGCGGCCGAGCGTCCCCGCGTACGGCTGCCCGCCTCTCCCCCCGCGCACTCCACACCTCCGGTGGCGACACCTCCGGTGGCGCGGCCGGGTGTGAATCCCTGGCCTACAAGGGCGGAGGTCGGCGTACCCAAGGGCACCCGGCTGACCCCGACCGGTCCGTTGCGGATCACCCGGGACAACACCGTCGTCGACGGGCACCTGGTCCGGCAGGAGATCAGCGTCGAGGCCGACAACGTCACCGTCCGCCGCACCCGGCTCATCGGGGCCGGCGAGTGGGGAATCATCCAGCGTGAAGGCTTCTCCGGCCTGCGGGTCGAACGCAGCGAAGTGCGCGGCGACGGCCGGCACAAGATGCAGGTCGCGATCCTCAACTACGGTGGCGCGCTGACCGTCCGCGACAGCTACCTGCACACCACCACCGACGGCATCGACACCCCGCACGGCCTGATCGACCACAACATCATCAGCGGGCTGAAGTACTTCCCCGGCGACCACAACGACGGCATAGCCTCACCGAGCGGGCCGGCGAGCGGGAGGTCGCTGGTGATCCGGCGCAACGTCATCGCCAACCCGCTCGGCCAGACCTCCGCGGTCGCGTTGTTCCAGGACTTCGGCCGGCAGTACCACGTGACGGTGGAGCGCAACCTGCTCGCCGGTGGCGGCTACTCGGTGTACGGCGGTGCCGGGAGGTACGGCCGGCCGACCGACATCCGGATCGTCGGCAACGTGTTCAGCCGCACGATCTTTCCCAAGGGCGGCTACTGGGGCCCGGTCACCGCGTACGACCCCCGCGGCCAGGGCAACGTGTGGCAGAACAACACCTGGCCCGACGGGAGGCCGGTCCAGCCCTGA